From the Apus apus isolate bApuApu2 chromosome 4, bApuApu2.pri.cur, whole genome shotgun sequence genome, one window contains:
- the TRMT10A gene encoding tRNA methyltransferase 10 homolog A, whose product MSSETPTESPEVPTENTMSPEAMNVGRKVKSSDSPVERQEAGSDKEECLEPMSKRQWKKLLKQKQWEEQKDLRRQKRKEKRQKRKLERQSKLDSNSEESDRKRLRREVVPSTLRLIVDCSFDDLMVLKDVKKLHKQIQRCYAENRKAFHPVQFYLTSHGGQLKSNMNENDKGWVNWKDIQIRTEHYSEVIKKEDLVYLTSDSPDVLSELDEKKAYVIGGLVDHNHHKGITYKKAVEQGIGHAQLPLGNFVKMNSRKVLAVNHVFEIILAYLEKRDWKEAFFSVLPQRKGAVPLGEANDLSKHAPSGKEDEDNDSGRN is encoded by the exons ATGTCATCAGAAACGCCAACAGAAAGTCCAGAGGTGCCAACAGAAAATACCATGTCCCCTGAAGCTATGAATGTGGGAAGAAAGGTGAAGTCAAGTGACAGTCCAGTAGAGAGACAGGAGGCAGGATCAGACAAGGAAGAATGCCTTGAGCCCATGTCCAAGAGGCAATGGAAGAAGCTATTGAAGCAGAAACAGTGGGAAGAGCAGAAAGATCTACGGAG GCAGAAACGAAAAGAAAAACGCCAAAAGAGAAAACTAGAACGTCAGTCAAAATTGGACTCCAATAGTGAAGAGAGCGACCGGAAGCGCCTGCGAAGGGAAGTTGTTCCTAGCACACTTCGCCTCATTGTGGACTGCAGCTTTGATGACCTGATGGTGCTAAAG GATGTTAAGAAGCTTCACAAACAAATCCAGAGGTGTTACGCAGAAAACCGGAAAGCATTTCATCCTGTGCAG ttttactTGACCAGCCATGGGGGACAGTTGAAGAGCAACATGAATGAAAATGACAAAGGATGGGTGAACTGGAAG GATATCCAAATCAGAACAGAGCACTATAGTGAGGTCATAAAGAAAGAAGACCTAGTATATCTTACCTCAGATTCCCCAGATGTTCTTAGTGAGCTTGATGAGAAGAAGGCCTATGTGATTGGAGGACTGGTGGATCACAATCACCACAAG GGAATTACTTACAAAaaagctgtggagcagggaaTTGGTCATGCACAGCTCCCACTTGGAAACTTTGTCAAGATGAACAGTCGGAAAGTGTTAGCTGTCAATCATG TGTTTGAGATCATCCTTGCatacctggagaagagagactGGAAGGAGGCCTTTTTCAGTGTCTTGCCACAGCGGAAAGGGGCTGTTCCTTTGGGAGAAGCTAATGATTTGTCCAAACATGCTCCGTCtggaaaagaagatgaagacaaTGACTCGGGCAGAAACTAG